The Malaclemys terrapin pileata isolate rMalTer1 chromosome 5, rMalTer1.hap1, whole genome shotgun sequence genomic interval CGCTAAAGGGTCGGGTGCCTGAGAAATGAACAGTGGCTGCTTTTAGACAGGCAGCCAGGGAAAAATGCTAGTCAGACTCCCAGGGAAGAATTGAGCCCTCTTAACTCCAGTGCAGGGAAAGCCTAAGTGGTGGCAGGAGCAGCCGTGCAGGCTTCCCGGTGTGTGTTACATCCCCAAATCCCCATGGGCTGCAGCTAACGAGGGCACCTCTAGCCCAGTCtctggcccattcagtccttgacctCTGGACAGACTGCTAGCCATCAGGCCAGTTAGTGCCTGTGGCTGGGATCACTTGGAATCCTGCCCCATGGGAACTGGACGGAGACCAACAACCCTCATTTCATAGGCCACTGAACTGTGGTTGCATGTTAATGATTCTGGTCGCTGACTGACATCGGGGCTGGTTTGGAACTTGTCTTGCCTCCAGGTCACACTCAGCACTTATTTCTTGTGTCCCCTGTGGTATTGCCCCTCCCTTCAAATCGAGAAAGTAGGTCTGTTGTTCCCTGAGCGGGCAGGCTAATATGTTTGTGGCTTGACTCCCTAAGGGACTGGTTGCTACTCACTTGAATATCCAGGCTGGAGAGTGCATCAAAGTGAAGGGGAAGATCTTGCCGGAAGCCAAGAGGTGAGttgggaagcctgggaggggttAGATGTTACATCATCGTTTAGGTAACCACTGGGGATTGACTTCTTCCCTTAGCACATGACAAGGGTAGGTGCTAGAGGTGAATCTGCCGCTGGACATCTACAGCTCTCTCTGTTGCATTACAGAGATGATGGATCCGGACTCCGGTGGGAGGGGCTGCGTAGTGTGATTGTTTGTCTGATTGTCTCTTCCACGCCAGGTTTGCTGTGAACGTGGGGAAGGACCGCAGCAACCTGGTGCTGCACTTCAACCCACGCTTCGACAGCCACGGGGATGTGAAGGTCATTGTGTGCAACTCCATGGAGGATGGGATGTGGGGGACGGAGGAGAGGGAGACGGACTTCCCCTTCCAGCAAGGTGACAAGACTGAGGTGAGGGCCCAGGAGTGGGGAACAAAGCTGTGCTAAGAGGACACTTGATTTGTGGAGCCGGGGTCCTTCTGGACCCAGGGGTTCCTAGCCCTACATTCCTGCAGCACTTTTCATGCCATAGCAAAGCACTTCACACTAATTAAATAGACCTCTCTTCAGGCGAAGGCACCAGTGAGGCCCCTTGAGATTTTGGGGTACCCTCTAGCCAGTTCTCCCCCTCAGGACAGGCACTAGTCGAGGGAAGAGTAGCTAATGCTGTCTGGGGAGGCTCCTGGTTAACACAGGTCTAAGAGGTGATGGGGATTGGCTGCCTGCGTTGTTGGTTCTAATGTGCCTACTCCTTGCAGATCTGCATCTCCTTTGACACAGCAGAGCTGACCGTGAAACTGGCTGGTGACAAGGAGATCGTGTTCCCCAATCGGCTGGGCCTGGAGAACATTGAGTACCTGGCTGTGGAAGGTGACTTTGCCATCAAAGCCATTAAGTTTAGCTAACTGCTTAGTCCTATTCCTTTCACCTACCTGCTCAGTGAAATAAATCTAAACTTGCCATGTCGGCTCGCTCTGTGCCATTTCCTCTGCTCTAGCCAGCTTGCCTCTTCTGCACTAAATAGGAATGGCTAATTGCACCAGGAGCCAACACTTACCTAATCACCAGCCTGAGACACCTATTCCCCACTTCAAGAAAACTGATGGTATTCTAACagtcctgctgctgccctggtgTAAATGTTGCCTCTTAGCTCAAAGAGGCAATTAACGCCACTCATcttcccccctgcacctccccatgAACTTCTCACTGGCAAAGGATACTGCCCCCACCTCCTGCAGTGATCATCTGCTCAGCTATTTAAATGCAGTTGTGGCATTAGGGCTGAATCCCTGAGTTGGTTGGCTGTCCTAGCTTGCTGGATTTCAGGCAGCGTACAAGTCCTACCTCTTTGATAGCTGGGGTTGTTAGACCAGGAGGCACGACAGGTAGGTATGGTCTGACTGCAGTCCTGGACAAAGTGGCTCAGGCTTTGAAGGACTGCCTTTCTCCTCACAACTCTACTAGTGGTGCTCctcactgggagggagggcagcatAGGAGTCTCTTATGGATCTCCTGCCCAGGGGAGAAGGGCGGGGGGGTTAACTAGGCAGGTGTCAATGGGGACTTGTCATTGGGAAAGTGctccagctcagggctggggagacCCTGTTGGTGGAATGGGGCTCTGGGAGTGGGAATTAGAGCGGAATGAGAACCTGTGAAATACtttagggtgggttttttttttttttttttaaaccactctaGTAGTCAATttcggggggggacgggacacacCAACTCTGGGAGACTTTTTAAACTATGTCTGGTGGAACTCaaaggatggggggtggggggagagcatgCTACTGTTCCCACCTTGCTCTTCTCGCTTCGGCTGACTGAAGTGTTGCTTAGCCACTGCCAGAGGCAAGGTTTCTTCTTGACTCGGCTAAATGCCCTCTTCCAGCTAGTGCCCCAGCCTCCCTCACAGCAATGTAGCCAAATAAGAGTGGGATGGCTGAGGAGCCTCTGTGGCCACTACACACAGCATTCTGAGATTGTGGTGGTGGTCAGCACCACAGCAATATGGGGGCAGGGGTTAGCGCTGACCTCCCCAATAAGCAGAGAGGAGAGGAGCTGGGAAAGGCAGAGAACAGACTGAATGAATGCAGCTGGCTAGTTGTTCTCCTGTCTGTGCCCCTGAAAAGTGGGAGAGGAGTCAGGATAGGGGCTAATCCTGCTAAACTGGGACCCACTCAAACTGCCTCTCCATATCACCTGCCTTTGCCCTCTGACTTAGGCATGCAGCAGGAATACTTACAGCAAAACTGTCTGCTTCCCCACAGCCCAGACTGAACTCCCTCCCGGCTGCTGCCTCGAAGCCAAGAAAAtacccctctccccagagctggaGGAGACAATGCTGAGGCAACTGCTGCTGGGTCCTCTGGCCAAATAAGGCCCAATCATGCCTTGGCTAGGCCTTCAGCTGAAGGTCATTATCAAAGATGGGGGTTCCAGGAACATTCTGGCTGCGCAGCTGGGCCTTTCACAGCAGAACACGCCAAGCCCTTTGGGTAGGGAGGGGCAGCAGAATGATCTGATGTCCCTGACAAATGAACTATACCTGGATCTTCCACTTAACTCAATTCCTGGAGAGCTGGGCTGTCTTGGAGGagtgtgctggggagaggggggcctaATACACTTTATCCCCTCTTAGGATGGGAAGCTGGAGGTTTTCTGTCAAGCTGAGCTGGTGTCCTACAGCAATTGAGGTGCAATTTTTCCCAAAGaacctggggctggaggggagaaggCTGTCATACTCCTCAGGACCAGAGACACTATCATTCTGCCTCACCCTGGCTGCAGGATGCCTGAGTCACCGGGGAGCAGGCTTGCTCTTAGAAATGCCTGTCTCCTAGGGCACGGATGGGGTCTGCCCCTCCAACTAGCCCATTCAGAAACAGCTTCCCAGAAGCTACACTCTCCCCTCCTCCAACTGTATGGGAAGCTCATGGGCAGCGTCAGCATGCAGCATTCTGGGAGCTTTCTCTGCCACACCAAAAGGTATGTTTGTTTCCATGGCAGCCCAGCATGGGAATGGCTccagtgctaggagctgtacagtgCAGCTGTCTaactctctgctccctgcccctccaggcTTGCTGTGAACGTGGGGCAGGACTGATGCTGCACCTCCACCCACGCTTTGACTGCCAGCAGGGTCATAGTGCGCAACTCCAAGCAGGCTGGCCTGGGAGGGATGTAATCCAGGCTGGCTAAGCTATAGCCTCCATCCTTGTATTGGGGGAACACTGGCTGCCGCTCTCCCACTCAGATTTCCCCTGTGCTTTAAGCCAAAGCCGAGGTGGGGAAGGAGTCTTAAGAGAGAGACcagaggaaggaagagaggaaaCCATGGAAACTCAGGTCCCCTGAGGGACAGGCGAGACTTATCCCTATTGCCCTTCCCCAGGTGCTCAGGGGGTAGCTCTTTGGTGCATGCATGGTAGGTGCCTTGCCCTCTCACCCTTTAAGATCACACCTATTCAGTGGAGTCAGGTGGTACCACTCCCTCTCTCACTTTTGGGTTTACTGACCTGCTCACAGATGTTGGCAGCTTCCAGGGCTCTGGATACAACAACTGCAAAGAGCTCGGGTGGGAGGGAACCGTGTGGTGTGCAGTACTTCCTGTGGGAAGCCCTGAGGGGGGAAGTGACGTGAGATGGCTGACGCTCATGAGCTGTAACTACTCCTGTTGTTACCAAGGAGGCTGGTGTATCGAGTTAACAAGAGGTGTCTAGGCTGGCTCGTATTATACTAGCAGCATAATAAAACCTTTGCTAAACCGAACAGGATAGAATAAGTAAGAGAGAAATATTACACTCAACCGCTGCCCATGCTACCCAGCTACATGCCTATTTAGACTCCTGCTAGCTCTCACTGAACTAAGGCAAATATGTGTCCCCAAGCTGGGAatcacttctagtgtagacatagcctggcCCTGCCACTAGAGGGCACTCAAAATGTGTCCACAACTGCTGATTTGACACTCACCCTGACTCCCATAATCTACGACATTCCAGTCTTGGTTCCGGTAGATAGgtccacgacacacacacacagctactcaCTTATTTATATGCAGCTTAACTCATGGGACATGCAGAATTGCTACATTTCAGACCCTTGGTAAATCCACTTCAAAGGGTAAAAACACCTGGTTCCTAGAGACATTTTCACATGTGACTTAAGCCCTTAGGCCCAGAacttcaaaggtacttaggcacctaactcccactgaaatgggAATGAGGCCCCTAAATACCTTGGGAAGATTTGGGCCCTAGGCTCCTAGCTCTCTTAGAAAGTCAATGggccttaggctcctaaatcacttaagtgcttttgaaatttttaccctcGAGCCCTGTCAGACTATGGTTGCGCTCATGCTTTGGAGTCCCACTCAAAGTGGGGACTATGGTGTGGCTATCCAACAGGGTTCTCAGAAAAGTTTCCCTGTCCAGTCTGCTCAAGGAAACTGAGCTGCAGCCCAGTTTGTAATACTGTGTTCGTACATGGTCGTGGTCAGCCTGGTTTCAATCCTAGCGCTAAAAAGGCCTACGTTCAACTCAGCGCTTTCATCTCTGGGCAAACGCAAAGCACTTTactctctgccccatccacagttGCTTGTCATTGAAGTTAACCCTCCTAATGCATTACAGCAAAAGGGCCTTGTTCCTTCAGCTGTTCCAAATCTGATGCTTAAGGTGATAACAAGAAGGTCCAGCagttacatagcacttttcatcagtagatctcaaagtgcttcacaaaggaggATGGTACATtagccccatgttacagatggggaaactgaggcacggggtggtGACATGACTTGCTCAAcatcacacagcaggccagtggctgatccaggaataaaatccaggtctcctgagcatgagttcagtgctctgtccactagagaACACTGCCTCCAGGTAGGCCACTCCTAAGTTCTCTAGGAATCTTGCAGAACTGCATAGTCTACTTAACCCCTGGAAAGTGTCTGGAAAAAGTGAAGATAAGTCACGGCAGGGGAGAGTGAAGCCTGCAGGGGAAGTGAAGATTAGGAAGGTATGATGCTGCTAGCCATGGCTGAAAACATTTAAACAAGGAGGAAAAGGGCCTAGCCACCCATGTAACATTTAACATTAACTAGCCATGCTGGTAACGGGAGCTGGTTGACATATTTGCACAAAAAAAGTGGTGTTATTGAAAAACAGCCTTTACAAAATGAAACTTTTGGAAAACATCGTCAATATTATTGaaattttcaatgtttttttttaaattatttttatccaaataatgttttcatttaccaaaaactGTTTTTGTACTGCAAACTGCATTGTCAGTACACagacattttttgaaaaatttggtaaaacaaatggaaaattttgCCAAAATTGGCAAATGGATCTATTTTGAATCCTGCCAAAtagaaatgtcaacattttttatTACCTCCCTTCTCCCGTATTTTGACCTCTATTAATAACTCTTTAAGCCGGTTCCTATTTACTCCAGCTGAAGATTTGATTCTCTGGATTTCAATTCTAAGACACATTTTTGCACTGGAACAAATGAGAAGGAAAAAAGtacctttctttctcttcccccttcatTTGATTTAAGAGACATCAGTTTATGGAGTATttggtagcacttcttttattgTCAGTATCAGTTAAGTGGTTCTTACATGTCAACAAATACGTATTTCAAGTAATAATTACACATAATGCTATATGATAACAATAACCTTAAATTGTAAACTgattggcaacctctggcaaCCCCAACATAGGaggaaaaaagtcattttaagAATCACTGAAAGCAGCTGAAAATATGACGTGTAGCCAAGCTGTGAAAAGCAAGTAAAATTGTCTGTAAGCAACAATCAGATTGACTGACTCAaactttcaaaatttcctttatgATCAACTGGAAAATAATTGTGCCCTTATTCCTGGGTCCAAAGAGTCCAAAgaggcatctctctctcttctcccccgaATCCCCTTGCCCTCCAACAGACTGCAAAAGGGTGACAGCAACTAATGCAACACTATCAAACAACAAATCTAGCTAAGAACCTGTGCCTCATCTTGGCACTACAAGCAGGCTGCTCCAACTCTTTTTTTGCATGGTAACATGGCATGGAAGAGAAGGAGGCATTCGTTAAGATTTCAGTGTTGGTGCACGAGATGCTAAGGAGCCTCAATGCTAGCTAGAGATGGTGTTGGCCTCATGTGGACAGGCTGCTGGTCTGGCTATGGCCTAGCTGAACAGATTGTTCCTGACTTCACAGGCCAAGTTCTACCCTCAGTTAAATGCCGGCAACGTGTACCGAAGATTCATGACTAGCGAGGGCAGAAGTTGTCTCCACCTGTTGGGGGTAAGTGGGGGATCCCGGTGCCCACATTAGCCGCATGAATACATACAAATACATAACACGAGTGATCTTCATGAGGCAGTGACATTGCATTAGAAAACCCCTGAGTGTTGTGCTCTGACAAGGGAGGCACGGCCTACCCAAGTGTAAGTGCAGTCTGAGGGAAAACGGGAGCACCGAGGCTGCAAGAACACGGCCAATCCGCACTGCCAGAATACCAAGAGATTGACCTTGGGGTTTGTATTACACACTTTAGGTTGGTTATAATGGAAGCACCTTTCATCTGTTAATCGAGGCTAGCCTCAGGCCAGCCTGGGAGAGGGCAGTAGGAGAGGTGGGGGAACCTGGGTATGAGAAACAGATATGCCCCTAATCTGcttattttcatttattaatattagcatctattatttgtattaccatagcacctaggaacgCTAGGCATGGAGCAGGGCCCCACTGTGGGATCCACTAGGAAAAACTTTTGATCTCTCCTGTCTAGGAAAGGCCCTGCCTGGCTCCACATGTGGACATTTAGAACTTGTGCAAAGTGGGGGTAAAATGCTATCAGGTTGATCTGCTGGCTTTTTACATTCACTTTACACAAGTCACACCAAGGAGAGGCCAATGGCGAATCAGGCCTGGAACTACAAGGCATTTGCTATCAGATGGTCTCATGTCTAACGTTCACAGAAAATGAAGTCCCTTTCATCAGCCAACCTGGGCATGGTTTTAGTCCTGGGGAAAATCTTGAACGTGTGGTTGCCGAATCCACCTCCCCATCCTCCACCATTGACGTTGTACTCTGTTTTTAAAGGAAGCAAATCCCAGTTTTGATGACTGGGACTGCGTTGATTTCAGGCCATACAGCATGTTATGACAGCCGAAAGCAATTCCAGCCACCCCCTGCAGCATGTAACTACTCTGTTAATGGAGGTATTTGAGGATTTACCAAGTGCTGATTTAAAAGTCCTGTTGTAATTACGCAATACACTGCAGGATTGTGCTGTCTGACACACGCCTCCATCCTCTTCCAATCTACAGCACTAGCCCTGGCTGCCGTGACATTTACACAGTTTCACTGCTTTTCAAAAATACCCCCTCGGGCTGTAGGACACTAATTTCTTTCACAAGGCCAGAACCTCAGCCGAAGTCAATGTAGCGGTGCCGATTTATGCCAGCGGAAGGCCTGACCTGCATTCCTTACCGAGAGAACCAGCAGAAATTGGCCAACAACAAGTAGGTCACCATTGGAAGAGTTAAAACAGGAACATTTGCATCCCAGTCCACTGCATAGAGActgcagtcccctcccccacacctcacaTGTCTCATTAGTTAAAACAGCAGCATTCTGTTGGGGGCTCTTCAGAATTGTTGTTTTAATAGCAGGATCGAATAAACCAGCCACTGCCCACAAGGAAAGATGGGCCATGTTAACCCTACACAAACGTACATTTCAGGTTCGGCCCAGCCGCCCCTCTGTCATGGCTTTGCAACCTGGCGCGCAGAGTCACGG includes:
- the LOC128838247 gene encoding 16 kDa beta-galactoside-binding lectin-like, with the protein product MECGLVATHLNIQAGECIKVKGKILPEAKRFAVNVGKDRSNLVLHFNPRFDSHGDVKVIVCNSMEDGMWGTEERETDFPFQQGDKTEICISFDTAELTVKLAGDKEIVFPNRLGLENIEYLAVEGDFAIKAIKFS